The following proteins are encoded in a genomic region of Lujinxingia vulgaris:
- a CDS encoding alanine/glycine:cation symporter family protein, with protein MKPFLKPTQRYALIIGLIILVSVAVGVSSGGDLNKIDQRFGLIVSAMAAIPFGTVPGLLAGIWSFLNQIPLVVLVLISGAIFFTFRFDFVNLRGVSHAVKVVAGKYDDPNNPGEVTHFQALSTALSATVGLGNIAGVAIAVGIGGPGAVFWMMAAAIFGMTSKFAECTLGQMYRKVDANGAVQGGPMVYLRDGLAEIGRPVLGRYLSVIFAVLCIGGSFGGGNMFQANQSFAAMANLVPWFGGERARGEVTLVSEAPMEMDYARHLARFSAPSPLETEDVLYFNPAERLDVSTADWTRGDDGRWTLALDVVAADAGHRFDVAAGAISTLELARVEGRQVNWTNPVGVDALNEAPVAGGVQPRSWIYGIVIALLVGMVIIGGIQSIGKVASKIVPAMCVIYVAAALYILLSNFTMIPRAVGIIIGEAFAPKAGLGGLVGVLIVGIQRAAFSNEAGVGSAAIAHSAARTKEPVREGFVALLEPMIDTLVVCFMTGIVVVITGVYADPATAGLEGVALTSAAFETVISWFPYILSIAVILFAFSTMISWSYYGERCWSFLFGANSSMIYRVIFLFFVFLGSVSSLSNVLDFSDLMILSMAFPNVLGAVLLSGKIRAALISYWDRLEAGEFDV; from the coding sequence ATGAAGCCATTTTTGAAGCCTACTCAGCGCTACGCCCTCATCATCGGGCTGATCATCCTGGTCAGCGTCGCCGTCGGTGTCTCCAGCGGCGGCGACCTCAACAAGATCGACCAGCGCTTCGGCCTCATTGTCTCCGCCATGGCTGCCATTCCCTTCGGCACCGTCCCCGGTCTGCTCGCCGGCATCTGGTCCTTCCTCAATCAGATTCCGCTTGTGGTGCTCGTGCTTATCAGTGGCGCGATCTTCTTCACCTTCCGCTTCGACTTTGTGAACCTGCGCGGCGTCAGCCACGCCGTCAAAGTGGTCGCCGGCAAATACGACGATCCCAACAACCCGGGGGAAGTCACCCACTTTCAGGCGCTCTCCACCGCCCTCTCCGCCACGGTCGGGCTGGGCAACATCGCCGGCGTTGCCATTGCGGTTGGCATCGGAGGGCCGGGCGCGGTCTTCTGGATGATGGCCGCGGCGATCTTCGGCATGACCAGCAAGTTCGCCGAGTGCACCCTGGGCCAGATGTACCGCAAGGTCGACGCGAACGGCGCCGTCCAGGGCGGCCCGATGGTGTACCTGCGCGACGGCCTGGCCGAGATCGGACGGCCCGTGCTCGGCCGCTACCTCTCGGTGATCTTCGCGGTGCTCTGCATCGGCGGCTCCTTTGGCGGGGGCAACATGTTCCAGGCCAACCAGAGCTTTGCGGCGATGGCCAACCTGGTGCCCTGGTTCGGTGGCGAGCGCGCCCGCGGTGAAGTCACGCTGGTGAGCGAAGCCCCGATGGAAATGGACTACGCCCGCCACCTGGCACGCTTCTCGGCGCCCTCCCCCCTTGAGACCGAAGACGTCCTCTACTTCAACCCGGCCGAGCGCCTCGACGTCAGCACCGCTGACTGGACGCGCGGCGACGACGGCCGCTGGACGCTGGCGCTCGATGTCGTGGCCGCCGACGCCGGACACCGCTTCGACGTCGCCGCCGGCGCCATCTCCACCCTGGAGCTCGCGCGGGTCGAAGGCCGCCAGGTCAACTGGACCAACCCCGTCGGCGTCGACGCCCTCAATGAGGCTCCGGTCGCCGGCGGTGTTCAGCCCCGCAGCTGGATCTACGGCATCGTCATCGCCCTGCTCGTCGGCATGGTCATCATCGGCGGCATTCAGAGCATCGGCAAAGTCGCCTCGAAGATCGTCCCGGCGATGTGCGTGATCTACGTGGCCGCAGCCCTCTACATCCTCCTGAGCAACTTCACGATGATCCCCCGCGCCGTGGGCATCATCATCGGGGAGGCGTTTGCGCCGAAGGCCGGCCTGGGCGGTCTGGTCGGCGTGCTCATCGTCGGCATCCAGCGCGCCGCCTTCTCCAACGAGGCCGGCGTGGGATCGGCCGCCATCGCCCACTCCGCTGCCCGCACCAAAGAGCCCGTACGCGAAGGCTTTGTCGCACTCCTGGAGCCTATGATCGACACCCTGGTCGTCTGCTTTATGACGGGCATCGTGGTCGTCATCACCGGCGTTTACGCTGACCCGGCCACAGCCGGCCTGGAAGGCGTCGCGCTGACCTCGGCGGCCTTTGAGACCGTCATCAGTTGGTTCCCCTACATCCTCTCCATCGCGGTCATCCTCTTTGCCTTCAGCACGATGATCTCCTGGTCCTACTATGGCGAGCGCTGCTGGAGCTTTCTCTTCGGCGCGAACAGCTCGATGATCTACCGGGTGATCTTCCTCTTCTTCGTCTTCCTCGGCTCGGTCTCCAGCCTGAGCAACGTGCTGGACTTCTCCGACCTGATGATCCTCTCGATGGCCTTCCCCAACGTCCTGGGCGCGGTGCTGCTCTCCGGAAAAATCCGTGCCGCGCTCATCTCCTACTGGGATCGGCTGGAGGCTGGCGAGTTCGACGTCTGA
- a CDS encoding tetratricopeptide repeat protein produces MAIKIKKQGEAPEQEGLDEMEAAAALGAGSGDDLDAFERTTLQATAWIEDNRSVVFGGIIAVVVAVLGVILGLQYIEGQQVEASSRLSKGLAAYEWYVEGSPELEAIRAQEGLAEPTNIFETEEEKWQTVYDAAAATLADFDRGPIAADARLTQAAAAFQLNKLEEAEGLYRQVLDGEASDAMKVMARVGLANTLSALEKTDDAAAAWDAVAENAPERAQFAQYEKARMLDRAGQADKAKELYHKILEDDPEFTFKSEIERRLATL; encoded by the coding sequence ATGGCGATCAAGATTAAGAAGCAGGGTGAGGCACCCGAGCAGGAAGGCCTCGACGAGATGGAAGCTGCCGCCGCGCTGGGCGCTGGCAGTGGCGATGATCTCGACGCATTTGAGCGCACCACTTTGCAGGCTACGGCCTGGATTGAAGACAACCGCAGCGTGGTCTTCGGCGGCATCATCGCCGTGGTCGTGGCGGTGCTGGGCGTGATTCTGGGGCTTCAGTACATTGAAGGGCAGCAGGTTGAGGCCTCCAGCCGGCTCAGCAAGGGCCTGGCGGCCTATGAGTGGTACGTGGAAGGCTCGCCGGAGCTTGAGGCGATCCGCGCTCAGGAAGGTCTGGCCGAGCCGACCAACATCTTCGAGACCGAAGAAGAGAAGTGGCAGACGGTTTACGATGCTGCTGCCGCGACCCTTGCTGACTTCGACCGCGGCCCCATCGCCGCAGATGCGCGCCTGACGCAGGCCGCTGCGGCTTTCCAGCTCAATAAGTTGGAAGAGGCCGAAGGTCTCTACCGCCAGGTACTCGACGGTGAGGCCAGTGACGCGATGAAGGTGATGGCGCGCGTGGGCCTTGCCAACACCCTCTCGGCGCTTGAGAAGACCGATGATGCGGCGGCTGCCTGGGACGCGGTGGCTGAAAATGCTCCGGAGCGCGCGCAGTTTGCGCAGTATGAGAAGGCGCGCATGCTGGACCGTGCCGGCCAGGCAGATAAGGCCAAAGAGCTCTACCACAAGATTCTGGAAGACGATCCCGAGTTTACCTTCAAGTCGGAGATCGAGCGCCGCCTGGCGACGCTTTAA
- a CDS encoding outer membrane protein assembly factor BamB family protein, giving the protein MTFKVGRAWLVAALVSFVGGGCAMQPAQPTGLDSVGQPTARVKVEWRVPLSSDRPWEINPREFGKPVLAPGGDLVVGASDGYVYRVRADTGELVWSKEIGGSIDAPVALVDGYVYAASSQGSLHKLSWERGEEIWRADGRSAFEAQPAVSDGLVAVTDSADVLYVFDAVSGELVWDYQRRQPDFFTIMGGGTPVFSGNRIFCGFADGHLVSLFSDSGEVEWTANLGDASQEFGDVDLAVIDDGELLYAVSYAGGIYAVEKSSGALMWHQDIESVADLIMQGPWLLGVSATGHVFALSKNDGEPVWRFRMPEGQSPVALSTTGPLLSVATASGPLYLVRTRDGRPVTRWNPSSGFQRAPVYDSVRGYTLSNRGYLYGYRLAY; this is encoded by the coding sequence ATGACCTTTAAGGTTGGGCGAGCGTGGCTGGTGGCCGCGCTCGTGTCGTTTGTAGGGGGCGGCTGTGCGATGCAACCCGCCCAGCCCACCGGGCTTGACTCGGTGGGGCAGCCTACCGCGCGTGTGAAGGTAGAGTGGCGGGTGCCGCTCTCCTCGGATCGGCCCTGGGAGATCAACCCCCGGGAGTTCGGCAAGCCTGTGCTCGCGCCCGGTGGTGATCTGGTGGTCGGGGCCAGCGATGGCTACGTCTACCGGGTGCGTGCCGATACCGGTGAGTTGGTCTGGTCGAAGGAGATTGGCGGATCCATCGACGCGCCGGTGGCGTTGGTCGACGGCTATGTCTACGCGGCCAGCAGCCAGGGAAGTCTGCATAAGCTGAGCTGGGAGCGTGGTGAGGAGATCTGGCGAGCCGACGGGCGCAGCGCCTTTGAGGCGCAGCCCGCTGTGAGCGATGGGCTGGTGGCGGTGACCGACAGCGCCGATGTGCTCTACGTCTTTGATGCGGTGAGCGGGGAGCTGGTGTGGGACTACCAGCGTCGTCAGCCAGACTTCTTCACTATTATGGGTGGTGGGACGCCGGTCTTTTCCGGGAACCGCATCTTCTGCGGCTTTGCCGACGGGCATCTCGTCTCGCTCTTTTCGGACAGTGGCGAGGTGGAGTGGACAGCGAACCTGGGTGACGCGTCTCAGGAGTTCGGGGATGTGGATCTTGCGGTGATCGATGACGGTGAGCTTCTCTACGCGGTCTCCTATGCCGGGGGCATCTACGCGGTGGAGAAGTCCAGCGGCGCGTTGATGTGGCATCAGGATATCGAGAGTGTGGCCGACCTGATCATGCAGGGGCCCTGGCTCCTGGGAGTCTCGGCCACCGGGCATGTGTTTGCGCTCTCGAAGAACGACGGTGAGCCGGTGTGGCGCTTTCGGATGCCCGAGGGGCAGTCGCCGGTGGCGTTGAGCACGACCGGGCCGCTGCTCAGTGTGGCGACGGCGTCGGGGCCGCTTTACCTTGTGCGCACGCGCGATGGTCGCCCGGTGACGCGGTGGAACCCCTCGTCGGGGTTTCAGCGGGCGCCGGTCTATGACAGCGTGCGCGGTTATACGCTGTCGAACCGCGGTTATCTCTACGGCTACCGTCTGGCCTATTGA
- the trmB gene encoding tRNA (guanosine(46)-N7)-methyltransferase TrmB, whose amino-acid sequence MADLSLRFDDVIEENYDRMLTRIRQFAVERPLPERVSLEIGSNRANFLRQLAQRHPERFYLGIEWRKKYVDFGKENLLEHGVKNADLLQADATMAIPILLEEGQLSELFILFPDPWWKKRHRKRRIIQPQTLDLFASKMHPGATLWLRTDVGTLADDFREVLDAHPEFEHLPFEEMPVEPFPRTTREVKILRKGIPVHTLYYVRR is encoded by the coding sequence GTGGCTGACCTGTCGCTTCGCTTCGATGACGTCATCGAAGAGAACTACGATCGTATGCTCACGCGCATCCGCCAATTCGCCGTCGAGCGCCCGCTCCCGGAGCGCGTCTCGCTGGAGATCGGCTCGAATCGCGCCAACTTCCTGCGCCAGCTCGCCCAGCGCCACCCGGAGCGCTTTTACCTGGGCATTGAGTGGCGCAAAAAGTACGTGGACTTTGGCAAAGAAAACCTGCTGGAGCACGGCGTCAAAAACGCCGATCTTCTGCAGGCCGACGCCACCATGGCCATCCCCATCCTCCTGGAAGAAGGGCAGCTCTCCGAGCTCTTCATCCTCTTCCCCGACCCCTGGTGGAAGAAGCGTCACCGCAAACGCCGCATCATCCAGCCGCAGACGCTGGACCTCTTCGCCTCAAAGATGCACCCGGGTGCAACGCTCTGGCTTCGTACCGATGTGGGCACACTCGCCGACGACTTCCGGGAAGTGCTCGACGCCCACCCCGAGTTTGAACATCTTCCCTTTGAAGAGATGCCCGTTGAGCCCTTCCCCCGGACCACCCGGGAGGTCAAGATCCTGCGCAAAGGGATCCCGGTTCACACACTGTATTACGTGCGACGCTGA
- a CDS encoding MBL fold metallo-hydrolase: MTSDVSVTIHGSRGSYPVCGQEFTRYGGNTSCVSVRAGDREIIFDAGSGIIEYGRDLVKNAFANDRPIHTSIFFSHTHFDHLIGLPYFPPVYIPNATLHLFGPRYGSQQSFEETIHDLIRSPYYPVALNEMTALKHFYDIGEVDRVYFLRDRPEPLLVRATHPSQAHLRPDPSEVEMEVHCLRGYNHPKSGVNMYKVIAGSRTFVYATDTEGYVHGDRRLAEFARGADLIVHDAMYTEAHYTSMPAPTQGYGHSTVAIAAELARQAQVKRLCLFHHDPKSTDEDLDAIDALGKSHFAESFAARDGLTVAL; this comes from the coding sequence ATGACCTCCGACGTCTCTGTCACCATTCACGGCTCTCGTGGAAGTTATCCGGTCTGCGGCCAGGAGTTCACGCGCTACGGCGGCAACACCTCCTGTGTGAGTGTTCGCGCCGGCGATCGCGAGATCATCTTCGACGCGGGTAGCGGCATCATCGAATACGGTCGTGACCTGGTCAAAAATGCCTTTGCCAACGACCGGCCCATTCATACCAGCATCTTCTTCTCGCATACCCACTTCGATCATCTCATCGGCCTGCCCTACTTCCCGCCGGTCTATATTCCGAACGCCACCCTGCACCTCTTCGGGCCGCGTTACGGCAGCCAGCAGAGCTTTGAGGAGACCATCCACGACCTCATTCGCTCGCCATACTACCCGGTGGCCCTCAACGAGATGACCGCGCTTAAGCATTTCTACGACATCGGCGAGGTCGATCGCGTGTATTTTCTGCGCGACCGCCCCGAGCCTTTGCTCGTGCGCGCCACCCACCCGAGCCAGGCCCATCTTCGCCCCGACCCGAGTGAGGTTGAGATGGAGGTTCACTGCCTGCGCGGCTACAACCACCCCAAGTCCGGCGTGAACATGTACAAGGTCATCGCCGGCTCCAGGACCTTTGTCTACGCCACCGACACCGAGGGCTACGTCCACGGCGACCGCCGCCTGGCGGAGTTCGCCCGGGGCGCCGACCTCATCGTGCACGACGCGATGTACACCGAGGCCCACTACACCTCGATGCCCGCGCCCACCCAGGGCTACGGACACTCCACGGTGGCCATCGCCGCGGAGCTCGCCAGACAGGCTCAGGTCAAGCGACTGTGTCTCTTCCATCACGACCCGAAGAGCACCGACGAGGATCTTGACGCCATCGACGCGCTTGGTAAGAGCCACTTCGCCGAGTCCTTTGCGGCCCGAGACGGCTTGACGGTCGCGCTCTAA
- a CDS encoding sensor histidine kinase, translated as MKDVVMVVDPEFGRSTVEGARQTMASAGLRVELVSSSELRVGEVRAEAVIVPTRCAPALRALAALRESEQANFVLLATMAPCDLASFAELRDLSLDGVALEDENLGSDLLLRIELARSQEPDARTAVERYRQLERECRDLLGLMTFSPAASAAGDADEVLGSMMNLWHGVCAAGYMAYWEWRGGEARWELMAELAAGAMVVKPGREELPSTRDPENASERVRLIEAPEQDAAFLRWAPSWNAAARGAQGRAALVHVATSASARGLLVLGDLATRPTPLLAREAVLRSLGSQLGAALTRAQHHNEVERAYEELKSTQRQLVHAEKFAAMGLLSAEIAHEINNPASFVISNLSVLEDYSSSITEYIEETEKLTLERAPLVALELRALQERLEMKYILGDLKELLERSLAGMQRIHQIVRDLRLMAHEGPHEPGWVQLAQLVDGALTLVRHEGKRRAEIDVRLTDTPAVYTDANRLSQVILNLVINALQSIDPGAPDENRVVIDAVVDEEADRIALRIADTGSGIAPEVLEMIFEPFFTTKQPGTGTGLGLSISRDLVRSLGGELRVQSSPGQGTTMVVELPIRAPKFKKPERMGESGTFELPSSDEIELARQRWRAAAHPEE; from the coding sequence ATGAAAGACGTGGTGATGGTGGTGGATCCGGAGTTTGGGCGAAGTACCGTCGAAGGTGCGCGCCAGACGATGGCGTCTGCCGGGCTGCGGGTTGAGCTGGTCTCGTCGTCGGAGCTTCGTGTTGGCGAGGTGCGCGCCGAAGCGGTGATCGTGCCGACGCGCTGCGCCCCGGCGCTGCGCGCGCTGGCGGCGTTGCGGGAGTCGGAGCAGGCCAACTTCGTGCTGCTCGCTACGATGGCCCCCTGCGATCTGGCGAGTTTCGCCGAGCTGCGCGACCTTTCGCTCGACGGCGTCGCGCTCGAAGATGAGAACCTTGGCAGCGACCTTCTGCTGCGCATTGAGCTTGCGCGCTCGCAAGAGCCCGATGCGCGCACCGCCGTGGAGCGCTACCGTCAGCTGGAGCGTGAGTGTCGCGACCTCCTGGGCTTAATGACCTTCTCGCCAGCAGCCAGCGCCGCCGGCGATGCGGACGAGGTGCTGGGCTCGATGATGAATCTCTGGCATGGCGTGTGTGCCGCCGGGTACATGGCCTACTGGGAGTGGCGGGGTGGCGAGGCGCGCTGGGAGCTGATGGCGGAGCTCGCCGCCGGCGCCATGGTGGTCAAGCCGGGGCGAGAGGAGCTCCCTTCAACGCGCGATCCGGAGAACGCTTCGGAGCGCGTGCGGCTTATTGAGGCGCCGGAGCAGGACGCCGCCTTTCTGCGCTGGGCGCCTTCATGGAACGCGGCCGCCCGTGGTGCGCAGGGGCGCGCCGCGCTGGTGCACGTCGCGACCTCCGCCTCGGCGCGCGGGCTGCTGGTGCTCGGCGACCTCGCCACGCGCCCCACGCCTTTGCTCGCGCGTGAGGCGGTTCTGCGCTCGCTGGGCTCACAGCTCGGTGCGGCGCTCACGCGGGCGCAGCATCATAACGAGGTCGAGCGCGCCTATGAGGAGCTTAAGAGCACCCAGCGCCAGCTTGTGCACGCGGAGAAGTTCGCGGCGATGGGGCTGCTCTCCGCCGAGATCGCCCACGAGATCAACAACCCGGCCAGCTTTGTGATCTCGAATTTGAGCGTTCTGGAGGATTACAGCTCCTCGATCACTGAATACATCGAAGAGACCGAGAAACTTACGCTGGAGCGTGCGCCCCTCGTCGCCCTGGAGCTTCGCGCGCTGCAAGAGCGCCTGGAGATGAAGTACATTCTCGGAGATCTTAAAGAACTTCTTGAGAGAAGCCTGGCCGGGATGCAGCGCATCCACCAGATCGTGCGCGATCTTCGTCTTATGGCCCACGAGGGCCCCCATGAGCCGGGCTGGGTACAGCTTGCGCAGCTGGTGGACGGGGCGCTGACGCTGGTGCGCCACGAGGGCAAGAGGCGGGCCGAGATCGATGTACGTCTGACAGACACGCCGGCGGTGTACACCGATGCAAATCGGTTGAGTCAGGTGATTCTCAATCTGGTGATCAACGCGCTGCAGTCGATTGACCCCGGCGCTCCGGATGAAAATCGGGTGGTCATCGACGCGGTGGTCGACGAAGAGGCCGATCGTATCGCGCTGCGCATCGCCGATACCGGCAGCGGCATCGCGCCGGAGGTCCTGGAGATGATCTTCGAGCCTTTCTTCACCACCAAACAGCCCGGCACGGGCACCGGCCTGGGCTTATCGATCTCGCGTGATCTGGTGCGTAGCTTAGGAGGAGAGCTGCGCGTGCAGAGCTCGCCGGGGCAGGGCACCACGATGGTCGTGGAGCTGCCCATCCGCGCGCCGAAGTTCAAAAAGCCCGAGCGTATGGGCGAGAGCGGCACCTTTGAGCTGCCATCAAGCGATGAGATTGAGCTGGCTCGCCAGCGCTGGCGCGCCGCCGCTCATCCGGAGGAGTAG
- a CDS encoding DUF72 domain-containing protein — translation MTQPGRALIGTSGWSYDDWDGVFYPRGVSGTERLTHYATRFKTVEIDSTFYAIPSRSTVQGWYSRTPDDFIFSAKFPRSVTHEARLVHAGEDAMRFVETMSELGEKLGVLVLQLPPSFSIEEFDALARFFEGLPDGYAYAVEVRHRSWLVDEFADLLKRWRVSVVLTDGEYLERFWRVTSQICYIRWLGHWKAFEHFDRVQADRSEELSWWVPRIQHFVERGGTVLGYVNNHFSGHSPATADQLVEMLAP, via the coding sequence ATGACGCAACCAGGTCGCGCGCTGATCGGAACCTCGGGCTGGTCTTACGATGATTGGGACGGCGTTTTTTATCCGCGCGGTGTCAGCGGCACCGAGCGCCTCACCCACTACGCCACGCGTTTTAAGACGGTGGAGATCGACTCGACCTTTTACGCCATTCCCTCGCGCAGCACCGTGCAGGGATGGTACAGCCGCACCCCCGACGACTTTATCTTTTCGGCCAAGTTTCCGCGCTCGGTGACCCATGAGGCGCGCCTGGTTCACGCCGGCGAAGACGCGATGCGTTTTGTGGAGACGATGAGCGAGCTTGGCGAGAAGTTAGGGGTGCTGGTCTTGCAGCTTCCGCCGAGCTTTTCGATCGAGGAGTTCGATGCGCTGGCTCGCTTCTTTGAGGGGCTTCCCGACGGGTACGCCTACGCGGTGGAGGTGCGTCACCGCTCCTGGCTGGTCGATGAATTTGCCGACCTGCTCAAGCGCTGGCGTGTCTCGGTGGTGCTCACCGACGGGGAGTATCTGGAGCGCTTCTGGCGGGTGACCTCGCAGATTTGTTACATCCGCTGGCTCGGGCACTGGAAGGCGTTTGAGCATTTCGACCGGGTGCAGGCCGACCGCAGCGAGGAACTCAGCTGGTGGGTGCCGCGCATTCAGCATTTTGTCGAGCGCGGGGGCACCGTGCTGGGCTACGTCAACAACCACTTCTCCGGTCACTCGCCGGCCACCGCCGATCAGCTCGTCGAGATGCTCGCGCCCTGA
- a CDS encoding SDR family oxidoreductase has translation MSDLFEIQGSVALVTGASRGIGRACARQLAQAGAIVYACARSEEALEELASECEGVRACVLDLRDEVMVEALASEIMEAHGRLDVLVNNAGVLGPRATLDQTGAEALREVLEVNVVGAFNVLSASYPALRAANAPRVINLSSSVGRKGRAQWGAYSISKFGMEGLSEIAADELGEDAVVVTLNPGGTATDMRAEAYPDEDPDTLPSADDVAQTIVLLTRQLRAEHNGGRFSSRALFDLAKASPQKAVELPTD, from the coding sequence ATGAGCGATCTTTTTGAGATCCAGGGGAGTGTGGCGTTGGTCACCGGCGCGAGCCGGGGCATTGGCCGCGCGTGTGCGCGCCAGCTCGCACAGGCCGGGGCCATCGTCTACGCGTGTGCGCGCAGTGAAGAGGCGCTTGAGGAGCTTGCCTCGGAGTGTGAAGGCGTGCGCGCCTGCGTGCTCGATCTCCGCGATGAGGTGATGGTCGAGGCGCTGGCCTCCGAGATCATGGAGGCCCACGGGCGCCTCGATGTGCTGGTGAACAACGCCGGGGTGCTCGGCCCGCGCGCCACGCTCGACCAGACCGGCGCCGAGGCCTTGCGCGAGGTGCTGGAGGTCAATGTGGTAGGGGCTTTCAATGTGCTCAGCGCGAGCTATCCGGCGCTTCGCGCGGCGAACGCTCCCAGGGTGATCAACCTCTCATCGAGCGTGGGGCGAAAGGGGCGCGCGCAGTGGGGCGCGTATTCGATCTCGAAGTTCGGGATGGAGGGGCTCAGTGAAATCGCCGCCGACGAGCTTGGCGAGGATGCGGTGGTGGTCACGCTGAACCCGGGCGGCACCGCCACCGATATGCGGGCCGAGGCGTATCCGGATGAAGATCCCGACACGCTCCCCTCGGCCGACGACGTGGCGCAGACGATCGTGTTGCTGACCCGGCAGCTCCGCGCCGAGCATAACGGAGGGCGCTTTAGCAGCCGTGCGCTCTTCGATCTGGCGAAGGCGTCGCCGCAAAAGGCGGTGGAGCTTCCGACCGATTGA
- the rarD gene encoding EamA family transporter RarD, which produces MSHEERTLRSGLGFALGAYLMWGFFPLYWKYLEHVPAMQILSHRMVWSLGFVAIILGVRGRWAWVRELTPRTLLTYLAASLFLAFNWGMYIWAVNAGYIVETALGYFINPLINVVLGALILNERPRRGQWMAIGLAALGVVYLTVVYGQLPLIALSLAASFAIYGLIKKKARQGAIEGVALESALLFLPALGFMLFWEWSGEGHLLSGPLSTQLLLIGAGAATMMPLLFFAAAVRRLSLTVIGVMQYLAPTIQFLIGVLIFHEPLTLTRLVGFIFIWLGLVVFTTEGLIQNRRARRSRLIPPGAG; this is translated from the coding sequence ATGTCCCACGAAGAACGCACCTTACGCAGCGGCCTGGGCTTTGCCCTGGGCGCCTACCTGATGTGGGGGTTCTTTCCCCTCTACTGGAAGTACCTGGAGCACGTGCCGGCGATGCAGATCCTCTCGCACCGCATGGTGTGGTCGCTGGGCTTTGTCGCCATCATCCTCGGCGTGCGCGGGCGCTGGGCCTGGGTGCGCGAACTCACCCCGCGCACGCTCTTGACCTACCTGGCCGCCTCGCTCTTTCTGGCCTTCAACTGGGGGATGTACATCTGGGCGGTCAACGCCGGCTACATCGTGGAGACGGCGCTGGGCTACTTCATCAACCCGCTCATCAACGTCGTGCTCGGCGCGCTCATCCTCAATGAGCGGCCTCGCCGCGGCCAGTGGATGGCCATCGGCCTGGCCGCACTGGGCGTGGTCTACCTGACGGTGGTCTACGGCCAGCTCCCGCTCATTGCGCTGAGCCTGGCGGCCTCTTTTGCCATCTACGGGCTCATCAAAAAGAAAGCCCGCCAGGGGGCCATCGAAGGGGTCGCGCTGGAGAGCGCGCTGCTCTTTTTGCCCGCGCTGGGCTTTATGCTCTTCTGGGAATGGAGCGGTGAAGGCCACCTCTTGAGCGGCCCGCTGAGCACGCAGCTTCTGCTCATCGGCGCGGGCGCAGCCACGATGATGCCGCTCCTCTTCTTCGCCGCCGCGGTGCGCCGCCTCTCGCTGACGGTCATCGGGGTGATGCAGTACCTGGCACCCACCATCCAGTTTCTCATCGGTGTTCTGATCTTCCACGAACCCCTGACCCTGACGCGTCTCGTGGGCTTTATCTTTATCTGGCTGGGCCTTGTGGTCTTCACGACCGAGGGCCTCATTCAGAACCGCCGCGCCCGCCGAAGCCGCCTCATTCCCCCGGGCGCCGGCTGA